Proteins encoded together in one Onychomys torridus chromosome 1, mOncTor1.1, whole genome shotgun sequence window:
- the Ptdss2 gene encoding phosphatidylserine synthase 2, whose amino-acid sequence MRKGERRVSGGSESGSPLLEGRRSTESEVYDDGTNTFFWRAHTLTVLFILTCALGYVTLLEETPQDTAYNTKRGIVASILVFLCFGVTQAKDGPFSRPHPAYWRFWLCVSVVYELFLIFILFQTVQDGRQFLKYVDPRLGVPLPERDYGGNCLIYDADNKTDPFHNIWDKLDGFVPAHFIGWYLKTLMIRDWWMCMIISVMFEFLEYSLEHQLPNFSECWWDHWIMDVLICNGLGIYCGMKTLEWLSLKTYKWQGLWNIPTYKGKMKRIAFQFTPYSWVRFEWKPASSLHRWLAVCGIILVFLLAELNTFYLKFVLWMPPEHYLVLLRLVFFVNVGGVAMREIYDFMDELKPHRKLGQQAWLVAAITVTELLIVVKYDPHTLTLSLPFYISQCWTLGSILVLTWTVWRFFLRDITMRYKETRRQKQQSHQGRAVNNRDGHPGPDDDLLGTGTAEEEGAINDDSVPAEKEGASAAS is encoded by the exons ATGCGGAAGGGTGAGCGCAGAGTCTCCGGAGGCTCGGAGTCCGGGTCTCCGCTGCTCGAGGGCCGCCGCAGCACCGAGTCCGAGGTCTACGACGATGGCACCAACACCTTCTTTTG GCGTGCCCACACCTTAACTGTGCTGTTCATCCTCACCTGTGCACTGGGCTATGTGACTCTCCTGGAAGAAACACCTCAGGATACAGCCTATAACACTAAGAG AGGTATTGTGGCCAGTATTTTGGTTTTCTTATGTTTTGGAGTCACACAAGCCAAAGACGGGCCATTTTCCAGACCTCATCCAG CTTACTGGCGGTTTTGGCTGTGTGTTAGTGTGGTCTACGAGTTGtttctcatcttcatcctcttccaG ACAGTCCAGGATGGCCGACAGTTTCTGAAGTATGTGGACCCCAGGCTGGGAGTCCCGTTGCCAGAGAGGGACTACGGGGGTAACTGCCTCATCTATGACGCTGACAACAAGACCGACCCCTTCCACAACATCTGG GACAAGCTGGATGGCTTTGTTCCTGCACACTTCATTGGCTGGTATCTGAAG ACACTCATGATCCGTGACTGGTGGATGTGCATGATCATCAGCGTGATGTTCGAGTTCCTGGAGTACAGCCTGGAGCACCAGCTGCCCAACTTCAGCGAGTGCTGGTGGGACCAT TGGATCATGGACGTACTCATCTGCAACGGGCTGGGCATCTACTGTGGCATGAAGACCCTCGAGTGGCTGTCCTTGAAGACATATAAGTGGCAGGGCCTCTGGAACATTCCAACCTACAA GGGCAAGATGAAGAGGATTGCCTTTCAGTTCACACCCTACAGCTGGGTACGCTTTGAGTGGAAGCCAGCCTCCAGCCTGCACCGCTGGCTGGCCGTGTGTGGCATCATCTTGGTG TTCCTGCTAGCAGAGCTGAACACATTCTACCTGAAGTTTGTGCTATGGATGCCCCCTGAACACTACCTGGTCCTCCTGCGGCTGGTCTTCTTCGTGAACGTGGGTGGTGTGGCCATGCGTGAGATCTATGACTTCATGGATGAACT GAAGCCCCACAGGAAGCTGGGCCAGCAGGCCTGGCTGGTGGCAGCCATCACAGTCACAGAGCTGCTCATCGTGGTGAAGTATGACCCGCATACACTCACCCTGTCACTGCCCTTCTACATCTCCCAGTGCTGGACTCTTGGCTCCATCCTGGTGCTTACATGGACTGTCTGGCGCTTCTTTTTGCG GGACATCACCATGAGATACAAGGAGACCCGGCGACAGAAGCAGCAGAGTCACCAGGGCAGAGCCGTCAACAATAGGGATGGGCACCCAGGGCCGGATGATGACCTGCTGGGGACTGGGACTGCAGAGGAAGAAGGGGCCATCAATGACGACAGTGTACCTGCTGAAAAGGAGGGAGCCTCGGCTGCCTCATGA
- the Rnh1 gene encoding ribonuclease inhibitor isoform X1 encodes MSLNIQCEHLSDARWTELIPLIQQYQVVRLDDCGLTELRCKDISSAIQANPTLTELSLCTNELGDAGVCLVLQGLQKPACKIQKLSLQNCSLTEAGCGVLPNVLRSLPTLRELHLSDNLLGDAGLKLLCEGLMDPQCRLEKLQLEYCNLTATSCEPLASVLRVKPDFKEIVLSNNDLQEAGVQMLCQGLKDSACQLESLKLESCGITSANCRDLCDVVASKASLRQLDLGSNKLGNAGIAALCSGLLLPSCRLRTLWLWECDITAEGCKDLCRVLRAKQSLKELSLAGNELRDEGAQLLCESLLEPGCQLESLWVKTCSLTAACCSHFCSVLTKNRSLLELQMSSNPLGDLGVLELCKALGQPDTVLRVLWLGDCDVTDSGCGSLASVLLTNRSLQELDLSNNCMGDSGVLQLMESLKQPSCALQQLVLYDIYWTGEVEDQLRALEEQRPSLRIIS; translated from the exons ATGAGTCTTAACATCCAGTGTGAGCACCTGAGTGATGCCAGGTGGACAGAGCTCATTCCCTTGATCCagcaataccaagtggtcag GTTGGATGACTGTGGCCTCACTGAGCTGCGGTGCAAAGACATCAGCTCAGCGATCCAGGCCAACCCTACCCTAACAGAGCTCAGCCTCTGCACCAATGAGCTGGGGGATGctggtgtgtgcctggtgctccaGGGCCTACAGAAGCCTGCCTGTAAGATCCAGAAGCTGAG cctccagaactgcaGCTTGACAGAGGCTGGCTGTGGGGTCCTGCCTAACGTGCTGCGCTCTTTGCCTACCCTGCGTGAGCTACATCTCAGTGACAACCTTCTGGGGGATGCAGGCCTGAAGCTGCTCTGTGAAGGACTTATGGACCCCCAGTGCCGCCTTGAGAAGCTTCA GTTGGAATACTGTAACCTCACAGCTACCAGCTGCGAGCCCCTGGCTTCAGTGCTCAGGGTGAAACCTGACTTTAAGGAGATAGTGTTGAGCAACAACGACCTCCAAGAGGCTGGTGTCCAGATGCTGTGCCAGGGCTTGAAAGACTCTGCCTGTCAACTGGAGTCACTCAA GCTGGAGAGCTGTGGTATCACATCAGCCAACTGCAGGGATCTGTGTGATGTCGTGGCCTCCAAAGCCTCACTGCGGCAACTGGACCTGGGCAGCAACAAGCTGGGTAATGCTGGCATTGCAGCTCTGTGCTCAGGACTGCTGCTCCCCAGCTGCAGGCTCAGGACTCTATG GCTGTGGGAGTGTGATATCACTGCAGAGGGCTGCAAGGACCTGTGCCGTGTCCTCAGGGCCAAGCAGAGCCTGAAGGAACTCAGCTTAGCTGGCAATGAGCTGAGGGACGAAGGTGCCCAGCTGCTGTGTGAGAGCCTGCTGGAGCCTGGCTGTCAGCTGGAGTCACTGTG GGTAAAGACCTGTAGCCTCACAGCTGCCTGTTGTTCCCACTTCTGCTCTGTGTTGACCAAGAACCGTTCTCTGCTGGAGCTGCAAATGAGCAGCAATCCCCTGGGGGACTTGGGAGTCCTGGAGctttgcaaggccctgggccAGCCAGACACTGTGCTGCGTGTGCTTTG GCTGGGGGACTGCGACGTGACAGACAGTGGTTGCGGCAGCCTTGCCTCAGTCCTGCTGACCAACCGCAGCCTGCAGGAACTGGACCTCAGTAACAACTGCATGGGTGACTCAGGAGTCCTGCAGCTGATGGAGAGCCTCAAACAGCCCAGCTGTGCCCTCCAGCAGCTAGT CCTGTATGACATTTACTGGACGGGGGAGGTGGAAGACCAGCTGCGGGCCCTGGAGGAACAAAGGCCATCCTTAAGGATCATCTCCTGA
- the Rnh1 gene encoding ribonuclease inhibitor isoform X2, producing MLRGARLALRVFLEFPPGPLNTWQSVWTRRLHCAPTMSLNIQCEHLSDARWTELIPLIQQYQVVRLDDCGLTELRCKDISSAIQANPTLTELSLCTNELGDAGVCLVLQGLQKPACKIQKLSLQNCSLTEAGCGVLPNVLRSLPTLRELHLSDNLLGDAGLKLLCEGLMDPQCRLEKLQLEYCNLTATSCEPLASVLRVKPDFKEIVLSNNDLQEAGVQMLCQGLKDSACQLESLKLESCGITSANCRDLCDVVASKASLRQLDLGSNKLGNAGIAALCSGLLLPSCRLRTLWLWECDITAEGCKDLCRVLRAKQSLKELSLAGNELRDEGAQLLCESLLEPGCQLESLWVKTCSLTAACCSHFCSVLTKNRSLLELQMSSNPLGDLGVLELCKALGQPDTVLRVLWLGDCDVTDSGCGSLASVLLTNRSLQELDLSNNCMGDSGVLQLMESLKQPSCALQQLVLYDIYWTGEVEDQLRALEEQRPSLRIIS from the exons ATGCTTCGGGGGGCCCGGCTGGCTCTGAGAGTTTTTCTCGAGTTCCCTCCTGGCCCTCTTAATACGTGGCAGAGCGTCTGGACCAGAAG ATTACATTGTGCACCCACCATGAGTCTTAACATCCAGTGTGAGCACCTGAGTGATGCCAGGTGGACAGAGCTCATTCCCTTGATCCagcaataccaagtggtcag GTTGGATGACTGTGGCCTCACTGAGCTGCGGTGCAAAGACATCAGCTCAGCGATCCAGGCCAACCCTACCCTAACAGAGCTCAGCCTCTGCACCAATGAGCTGGGGGATGctggtgtgtgcctggtgctccaGGGCCTACAGAAGCCTGCCTGTAAGATCCAGAAGCTGAG cctccagaactgcaGCTTGACAGAGGCTGGCTGTGGGGTCCTGCCTAACGTGCTGCGCTCTTTGCCTACCCTGCGTGAGCTACATCTCAGTGACAACCTTCTGGGGGATGCAGGCCTGAAGCTGCTCTGTGAAGGACTTATGGACCCCCAGTGCCGCCTTGAGAAGCTTCA GTTGGAATACTGTAACCTCACAGCTACCAGCTGCGAGCCCCTGGCTTCAGTGCTCAGGGTGAAACCTGACTTTAAGGAGATAGTGTTGAGCAACAACGACCTCCAAGAGGCTGGTGTCCAGATGCTGTGCCAGGGCTTGAAAGACTCTGCCTGTCAACTGGAGTCACTCAA GCTGGAGAGCTGTGGTATCACATCAGCCAACTGCAGGGATCTGTGTGATGTCGTGGCCTCCAAAGCCTCACTGCGGCAACTGGACCTGGGCAGCAACAAGCTGGGTAATGCTGGCATTGCAGCTCTGTGCTCAGGACTGCTGCTCCCCAGCTGCAGGCTCAGGACTCTATG GCTGTGGGAGTGTGATATCACTGCAGAGGGCTGCAAGGACCTGTGCCGTGTCCTCAGGGCCAAGCAGAGCCTGAAGGAACTCAGCTTAGCTGGCAATGAGCTGAGGGACGAAGGTGCCCAGCTGCTGTGTGAGAGCCTGCTGGAGCCTGGCTGTCAGCTGGAGTCACTGTG GGTAAAGACCTGTAGCCTCACAGCTGCCTGTTGTTCCCACTTCTGCTCTGTGTTGACCAAGAACCGTTCTCTGCTGGAGCTGCAAATGAGCAGCAATCCCCTGGGGGACTTGGGAGTCCTGGAGctttgcaaggccctgggccAGCCAGACACTGTGCTGCGTGTGCTTTG GCTGGGGGACTGCGACGTGACAGACAGTGGTTGCGGCAGCCTTGCCTCAGTCCTGCTGACCAACCGCAGCCTGCAGGAACTGGACCTCAGTAACAACTGCATGGGTGACTCAGGAGTCCTGCAGCTGATGGAGAGCCTCAAACAGCCCAGCTGTGCCCTCCAGCAGCTAGT CCTGTATGACATTTACTGGACGGGGGAGGTGGAAGACCAGCTGCGGGCCCTGGAGGAACAAAGGCCATCCTTAAGGATCATCTCCTGA